The Chitinophagales bacterium genomic sequence TGCGAATAGACGCTGAGCAACTGCCCATTGTCGTACAACATTTTTTCAAAGTGCGGCACATGCCAACGCTCATCTACCGAATAGCGCGAAAATCCTCCGCCCACCTGATCGTAAATGCCGCCCAAAGCCATTCTGTCCAATTGCAGTTCTATGGCTTCTTTCAAATCAGCGGAATCATCATAGGCACTATAGCGCAATAGATAATTCAAGCCCACCGGCATGGGAAATTTAGGCGCCCCAGCTCTTCCGCCCCATTTATCATCTAAATATTCCTGCCATTTTGCCCACAATCCTTTTTGCAGTTTGGGGTCAAATTCCTGTGCCGATTCATTTTTTATGACCAATTCCATTTTTCGAATGCCATTGGTCAATTTATCGGCCTGATCCGTTACTTTTTCATTTTCCGATTGATAGAGCCTTGCAATTTCCTTTAAAAGATTTTTCCAGTTTTCTTTGGGAAAATAAGTCCCGCCATAAAACGGTCGTCCATCGGGCAGCGCAAAACTATTGAGTGGCCAACCGCCCCTTCCGCTTAGCAATTGCACAGCCTGCATATACACCTGATCCACATCGGGACGCTCTTCGCGATCTACTTTTATGCACACAAAATTTTCATTCATAATGGCCGCTACACTTTCATCCTCAAAGGATTCGTGTTCCATAACATGGCACCAATGGCAAGCGGCATAGCCAATACTGACCAACAAGGGTTTGTTTTCCTCCTTGGCCTTTTTCAACGCAGTATCTCCCCAGGGATACCAGTTCACCGGATTATGGGCGTGCTGCAATAAATAAGGACTGCTTTCGTGAATGAGTGCGTTTGTGTGTTTTTGGTCGGACATATTTAATGATTTGAAGACAAATGTATGAACTAATAATCTTCCCGAATTTGTTTAAATTTAATCAACAAAAATTTCAAGAAGATGAAGGGTGTTAGCTTTATTACTGATGAAACGCGCAAAAAGAGATTTGTTCAAATTGATTTGGAAAAACTCGAAAAAAACCAAGAGGAAATTGGCGAACTATTAGATTTGATTATTGTAGAAAGCAGGAAAAATGACCCTGAAATCAGTTGGGAAGATCTGAAAAAGCAACTTGTATAAGAAGGGAAGATTTTACGTTGAAAATCAGGAAAGTTGCTCACAGAAAGGATGTCTATAAATCTTGATTACTCAAAATTTTTTCTCCCAAATCTCAAAGTCATGGGAAAATGCACTTTTTTTTCATCAGCCCCTTCCCAAGCTTTTTCCAATTCCCCTTTTATTTCGTCCACGGGATTTTTTCCATTCTGGCGAATATAGTGCTGAACAGAGGACCAAGTATTCAGATAACCAATCAATTGTTCAAAATTCCAGTGGTAGCTATTGCTAAATTCCGGGCTGGGAATCTCCTCAAAAGGAAATGGAATGGAGGCATAAGCGGCATGCACATGTTTGCGCTCCGGATCCCAGTATTTTCCTAAAATATCCTTGTACAGGTATTGAATTACCGCATCTGTTTTCGGGTCAATTTTTAGCAAATTATAAGTAATCAAGGCAATCAGGGCATTGGGTTTCAATACTTTTTTGGCAAATGAAAAAAACACATCAAACTCAAACCAATGAACAGCTTGGGCTACGGTTATCAGATCGAAGTAGTTAGGGGGAAACTCCGCCTTTTCAGCAGCAACCAATCGATAGTCAATATTCGAAACTTTTGGTGCATTGTCAATTTGCTTTTGGCTGATATCCGTAGCAATTACCTTTTGAAAATTTTTTGCCAATTCCACTGCAACCTGCCCATTGCCTGTGCCACAATCCCAGGCGCACTCCCTTGTTTTTAGGTGACCATAAATAAAATCAAAAATTTCAGGTGGATAGGAGGGGCGAAACTGCTGGTAGGCATTGGATTGCTTGGAGAAATTGTCTTTCATCTGAAAAAACCTTTGTAAAGGGCTACAACAATATTTACAATGTAATAAAGATATTGAAGCATTCCCTTGCTTATCTTTGAATTTATGCAAAGCTTCAAAAAGGCAGATGTTTTAAATTTTGTTTCCAAACTGAGCTTCCAAAAATTATTGAATGCTTTTCTGATCTGGATATCTTTTCAGCTTTCAAGTATTATTAAACGACCTGTTGTTTGGGGCTTGCCGTTCAATATCTCAGTTGAACCAACTACACATTGCAATTTACGCTGCCCTGAATGTCCAAGTGGTTTGCGTTCTTTTACACGGCCAACAGGTAGTTTAGACTTTGAGTCTTTTCGGTCTTTTATTCCCCAAATTAAAGAAAGGCTGATCTATCTCTATTTTTATTTTCAGGGAGAGCCTTATCTCAATACCGATTTTTTAAAAATGGTGCACCTG encodes the following:
- a CDS encoding class I SAM-dependent methyltransferase, which gives rise to MKDNFSKQSNAYQQFRPSYPPEIFDFIYGHLKTRECAWDCGTGNGQVAVELAKNFQKVIATDISQKQIDNAPKVSNIDYRLVAAEKAEFPPNYFDLITVAQAVHWFEFDVFFSFAKKVLKPNALIALITYNLLKIDPKTDAVIQYLYKDILGKYWDPERKHVHAAYASIPFPFEEIPSPEFSNSYHWNFEQLIGYLNTWSSVQHYIRQNGKNPVDEIKGELEKAWEGADEKKVHFPMTLRFGRKNFE